The following are from one region of the Nicotiana tabacum cultivar K326 chromosome 3, ASM71507v2, whole genome shotgun sequence genome:
- the LOC142179381 gene encoding putative late blight resistance protein homolog R1A-3 isoform X1, translating into MVGGTPFSLVMKEGVAIVGFHGRSGLYLDAIGVYLQKLTPPTSAKEPMVEDIEIHDVSFSTLRKDLLNVLDFIESLKNEEIQKVVDADLIEKMILELDFLLLNLHHFSKYRVDRLSSFMTEYEILQNVCGNIRHFLELIVNGCVGHENVEYILPQFQLMNERVGRFLWHNQIGGHSRLFKLTHLFLEIIPTQLEVMHICLTNLKASTSAKVGRFIKQLLQTSPDILREYLIHLQEHMINVITASSPGARNIHIMIEFLLIILTDVPKDFIHNGKLFKFLARVGALTRDVSSMARNLEEKAKNEESTDETNSATLGLLKKIELLKKELKDVYLKAPDSSQLCFPMSDGPLFMHLLLRHLDDLLNSNAYLVALIKEEIRLVKEDLEFIRSFFGNVEQELYKDLWARVLDVAYETKDVIDSIIVRDNGLLHLIFSLPFTIEKINLIKEGISNLFEKIPKNMGVIVVNSPNKPVDRKSSITGKIIVGFKEETHLIIRKLSSGPKTLDVISITGMPGSGKTTLAYKVYNDESISGHFDIRAWCTVDQKYDEMGLLEKLFNQVVGPASKFGENIDVADKLRKHLFGKRYLIVLDDLWDTAAWDELTRPFPEVEKGSRIILTTREKKVAMHAQRHSDPLKLEESWELLEKKVFGKESCPDELVDVGKEIVQNCKRLPLVVDLIAGVIAGKEMKRSVWLEVRNDLNSFIFQKEEDVMRVIALSYDHLPDPLKSCLIHLASFPKDEAIPVRNLEILWLAEGFLEQREMKSVEKLFEIYLDNLISSSLVISFNEIGDDRTCQIHDLVHDFCLIKAREEKLFGKISSIAPSSSSSDLMPRQVNIEYHKWHFGHNNFVLFDSKKKKHSGKHLCSLRITRHIYDDNSLYDICHLRHLRLLRVLQVDRFSITVNDSLLNEICTLVHLRYLNIQTEVHSLPLSFSNLWNLETLRVNNFGPPLVLLPTILNLVKLRVLGIDDCSFFDLDTDELILAGEDSKLESLRLLRGLKLSNSKDKEDIFKRFPNLQELRFDLKESWDCSTGRYWFPKLDFLNELESFEVTFISSKSNDSALSITTNRLWDFHFPSSVKMLCLYEFPLTSDSLSTIGILPKLEDLYLEDAIIEGEGWNMGEEDTFQNLKCLTLQRVTLANWEVREESFPALEKLRLRDCRMLEEIPPSFGDICSLKSIELRRSPQLKESALKIKQDVEDMGRNILVLVYN; encoded by the exons ATGGTTGGGGGAACCCCATTTTCACTTGTGATGAAAGAAGGTGTAGCAATTGTGGGATTTCACGGGCGTTCTGGGTTGTACCTTGATGCTATTGGTGTTTATTTGCAAAAACTTACTCCTCCCACTTCAGCAAAGGAACCTATGGTTGAAGACATTGAAATCCATGAC GTGTCATTTTCTACCCTTCGCAAAGACTTACTCAATGTTCTAGATTTCATAGAGAGCTTAAAGAATGAAGAAATTCAAAAAGTTGTTGACGCGGATCTGATTGAAAAGATGATATTGGAGTTGGACTTCCTCCTTCTGAATCTCCATCATTTTTCCAAGTATCGTGTTGATCGACTTTCTTCATTCATGACCGAATATGAGATTCTTCAGAATGTTTGTGGCAACATAAGACATTTCCTCGAGTTGATAGTGAATGGTTGCGTTGGGCATGAGAATGTTGAATATATCTTACCTCAGTTTCAACTAATGAATGAGAGAGTAGGACGCTTCCTATGGCATAATCAAATTGGTGGACACTCTCGACTATTCAAGCTAACACATCTATTCTTGGAGATTATTCCAACTCAGTTGGAGGTTATGCACATATGTCTTACAAATTTGAAAGCTTCAACATCAGCAAAAGTTGGACGCTTTATTAAGCAGCTCCTACAAACCTCTCCGGATATTCTTAGAGAGTATCTAATTCATCTACAAGAGCACATGATAAATGTTATTACCGCTAGCAGTCCAGGGGCCCGAAACATTCATATCATGATAGAGTTCCTATTAATCATTCTTACTGATGTGCCTAAGGACTTTATTCATAATGGCAAGTTGTTTAAATTCCTAGCACGTGTCGGAGCACTTACCAGGGACGTATCATCTATGGCTCGCAACTTAGAAGAGAAAGCAAAGAATGAAGAGAGTACCGATGAAACAAATAGTGCAACTCTAGGCTTGCTCAAAAAAATTGAACTCCTGAAGAAAGAACTCAAGGATGTTTACCTGAAAGCCCCAGACTCATCTCAACTCTGCTTTCCCATGAGTGATGGACCCCTGTTCATGCATCTTCTACTTAGACACTTAGATGATTTGCTCAATTCCAATGCTTATTTAGTCGCTTTgataaaggaagaaatcaggctgGTGAAAGAAGATCTAGAATTCATAAGATCTTTCTTCGGGAATGTTGAGCAAGAATTGTATAAAGATCTCTGGGCACGTGTTTTAGATGTGGCATACGAGACAAAAGATGTCATTGATTCAATTATTGTAAGAGACAATGGTCTCTTACATCTTATTTTCTCACTTCCCTTTACCATAGAAAAGATCAATCTTATCAAAGAAGGGATCTCAAATTTATTTGAGAAGATTCCCAAGAACATGGGTGTCATTGTTGTGAACTCTCCCAACAAGCCAGTTGATCGCAAGTCATCAATAACTGGTAAAATAATCGTAGGTTTTAAAGAGGAGACACACTTGATAATTAGGAAGCTCTCCAGTGGACCAAAAACGCTAGATGTCATTTCGATCACTGGTATGCCCGGTTCGGGTAAAACTACTTTGGCATATAAAGTGTATAATGATGAGTCAATTTCTGGTCATTTTGACATCCGTGCATGGTGTACAGTCGATCAAAAGTATGACGAGATGGGGTTGCTGGAAAAACTTTTTAATCAAGTTGTTGGCCCAGCTTCGAAATTCGGTGAGAATATTGATGTTGCTGATAAGCTACGGAAACACCTGTTTGGAAAGAGGTACCTTATAGTCTTAGATGATTTGTGGGACACTGCAGCATGGGATGAGTTGACAAGACCTTTTCCTGAAGTTGAGAAAGGAAGTAGAATTATTTTGACGACTCGAGAAAAGAAAGTGGCTATGCATGCACAACGCCACAGTGATCCTCTAAAACTGGAAGAAAGTTGGGAGTTACTAGAGAAAAAGGTCTTTGGAAAAGAAAGTTGCCCTGATGAACTAGTGGATGTTGGAAAAGAAATAGTCCAAAACTGTAAACGACTTCCTTTGGTGGTTGATTTGATTGCTGGAGTCATTGCAGGGAAGGAAATGAAAAGGAGTGTGTGGCTTGAAGTTCGAAatgatttgaattcctttatttTCCAGAAAGAAGAGGACGTGATGAGGGTTATAGCattaagttatgaccatttacCCGATCCCTTAAAGTCGTGCTTGATTCACCTTGCGAGTTTTCCGAAGGACGAAGCAATTCCAGTCCGTAATTTGGAAATTTTATGGCTTGCTGAAGGATTTTTGGAGCAGAGAGAGATGAAGAGTGTGGAAAAACTGTTTGAGATTTATCTGGATAATTTAATTTCCAGTAGCTTGGTAATTTCTTTCAATGAAATAGGTGACGATCGGACTTGCCAAATTCATGATCTTGTGCATGACTTTTGTTTGATAAAAGCAAGAGAGGAAAAGTTGTTTGGCAAGATAAGTTCAATTGCTCCATCGTCATCTTCTTCAGATCTGATGCCACGTCAAGTGAACATTGAATATCATAAGTGGCACTTTGGGCATAACAATTTTGTCCTGTTcgattcaaaaaagaaaaagcattCTGGTAAACACCTCTGTTCTTTGAGGATAACTAGACACATATATGATGACAATAGTCTTTATGATATATGTCACCTAAGACACTTGAGGCTTCTTAGAGTGTTGCAAGTGGATAGATTTTCTATCACGGTGAATGATTCTTTGCTGAATGAAATATGCACATTGGTTCATTTGAGGTACTTAAACATTCAGACAGAAGTTCACTCTCTGCCTTTGTCTTTTTCAAATCTGTGGAATCTGGAAACTCTGCGGGTGAATAACTTTGGACCACCCTTGGTGCTATTACCAACAATTTTGaatcttgtaaagttgcgagtgCTGGGCATAGATGACTGTTCTTTCTTTGATTTGGATACAGATGAACTAATACTGGCAGGAGAGGACTCAAAGTTAGAGAGCTTGAGATTATTACGGGGACTCAAGCTTTCCAATTCGAAAGACAAAGAGGATATTTTCAAAAGGTTTCCCAATCTTCAAGAGCTTCGATTTGATCTCAAGGAATCATGGGATTGTTCAACAGGGCGATATTGGTTCCCGAAATTGGACTTCTTAAATGAACTAGAATCTTTCGAAGTAACTTTTATAAGTTCAAAATCAAATGATAGTGCGCTCTCTATAACGACAAATCGGCTTTGGGATTTTCACTTCCCTTCGAGTGTGAAAATGTTGTGTTTGTATGAGTTTCCTCTGACATCCGATTCACTATCAACAATAGGAATACTGCCCAAGCTTGAAGATCTGTACCTTGAAGACGCAATCATCGAGGGGGAAGGATGGAACATGGGGGAGGAAGACACCTTCCAGAATCTCAAATGTCTGACGTTGCAGCGAGTGACTCTTGCTAATTGGGAGGTTAGAGAGGAATCCTTTCCTGCGCTTGAGAAATTACGACTGCGGGACTGTCGTATGCTTGAGGAGATTCCGCCTAGTTTCGGGGATATTTGTTCATTAAAAAGTATTGAACTACGGAGGAGCCCTCAACTTAAAGAATCTGCTCTGAAGATTAAGCAAGATGTTGAAGATA
- the LOC142179381 gene encoding putative late blight resistance protein homolog R1A-3 isoform X2 — MILELDFLLLNLHHFSKYRVDRLSSFMTEYEILQNVCGNIRHFLELIVNGCVGHENVEYILPQFQLMNERVGRFLWHNQIGGHSRLFKLTHLFLEIIPTQLEVMHICLTNLKASTSAKVGRFIKQLLQTSPDILREYLIHLQEHMINVITASSPGARNIHIMIEFLLIILTDVPKDFIHNGKLFKFLARVGALTRDVSSMARNLEEKAKNEESTDETNSATLGLLKKIELLKKELKDVYLKAPDSSQLCFPMSDGPLFMHLLLRHLDDLLNSNAYLVALIKEEIRLVKEDLEFIRSFFGNVEQELYKDLWARVLDVAYETKDVIDSIIVRDNGLLHLIFSLPFTIEKINLIKEGISNLFEKIPKNMGVIVVNSPNKPVDRKSSITGKIIVGFKEETHLIIRKLSSGPKTLDVISITGMPGSGKTTLAYKVYNDESISGHFDIRAWCTVDQKYDEMGLLEKLFNQVVGPASKFGENIDVADKLRKHLFGKRYLIVLDDLWDTAAWDELTRPFPEVEKGSRIILTTREKKVAMHAQRHSDPLKLEESWELLEKKVFGKESCPDELVDVGKEIVQNCKRLPLVVDLIAGVIAGKEMKRSVWLEVRNDLNSFIFQKEEDVMRVIALSYDHLPDPLKSCLIHLASFPKDEAIPVRNLEILWLAEGFLEQREMKSVEKLFEIYLDNLISSSLVISFNEIGDDRTCQIHDLVHDFCLIKAREEKLFGKISSIAPSSSSSDLMPRQVNIEYHKWHFGHNNFVLFDSKKKKHSGKHLCSLRITRHIYDDNSLYDICHLRHLRLLRVLQVDRFSITVNDSLLNEICTLVHLRYLNIQTEVHSLPLSFSNLWNLETLRVNNFGPPLVLLPTILNLVKLRVLGIDDCSFFDLDTDELILAGEDSKLESLRLLRGLKLSNSKDKEDIFKRFPNLQELRFDLKESWDCSTGRYWFPKLDFLNELESFEVTFISSKSNDSALSITTNRLWDFHFPSSVKMLCLYEFPLTSDSLSTIGILPKLEDLYLEDAIIEGEGWNMGEEDTFQNLKCLTLQRVTLANWEVREESFPALEKLRLRDCRMLEEIPPSFGDICSLKSIELRRSPQLKESALKIKQDVEDMGRNILVLVYN, encoded by the coding sequence ATGATATTGGAGTTGGACTTCCTCCTTCTGAATCTCCATCATTTTTCCAAGTATCGTGTTGATCGACTTTCTTCATTCATGACCGAATATGAGATTCTTCAGAATGTTTGTGGCAACATAAGACATTTCCTCGAGTTGATAGTGAATGGTTGCGTTGGGCATGAGAATGTTGAATATATCTTACCTCAGTTTCAACTAATGAATGAGAGAGTAGGACGCTTCCTATGGCATAATCAAATTGGTGGACACTCTCGACTATTCAAGCTAACACATCTATTCTTGGAGATTATTCCAACTCAGTTGGAGGTTATGCACATATGTCTTACAAATTTGAAAGCTTCAACATCAGCAAAAGTTGGACGCTTTATTAAGCAGCTCCTACAAACCTCTCCGGATATTCTTAGAGAGTATCTAATTCATCTACAAGAGCACATGATAAATGTTATTACCGCTAGCAGTCCAGGGGCCCGAAACATTCATATCATGATAGAGTTCCTATTAATCATTCTTACTGATGTGCCTAAGGACTTTATTCATAATGGCAAGTTGTTTAAATTCCTAGCACGTGTCGGAGCACTTACCAGGGACGTATCATCTATGGCTCGCAACTTAGAAGAGAAAGCAAAGAATGAAGAGAGTACCGATGAAACAAATAGTGCAACTCTAGGCTTGCTCAAAAAAATTGAACTCCTGAAGAAAGAACTCAAGGATGTTTACCTGAAAGCCCCAGACTCATCTCAACTCTGCTTTCCCATGAGTGATGGACCCCTGTTCATGCATCTTCTACTTAGACACTTAGATGATTTGCTCAATTCCAATGCTTATTTAGTCGCTTTgataaaggaagaaatcaggctgGTGAAAGAAGATCTAGAATTCATAAGATCTTTCTTCGGGAATGTTGAGCAAGAATTGTATAAAGATCTCTGGGCACGTGTTTTAGATGTGGCATACGAGACAAAAGATGTCATTGATTCAATTATTGTAAGAGACAATGGTCTCTTACATCTTATTTTCTCACTTCCCTTTACCATAGAAAAGATCAATCTTATCAAAGAAGGGATCTCAAATTTATTTGAGAAGATTCCCAAGAACATGGGTGTCATTGTTGTGAACTCTCCCAACAAGCCAGTTGATCGCAAGTCATCAATAACTGGTAAAATAATCGTAGGTTTTAAAGAGGAGACACACTTGATAATTAGGAAGCTCTCCAGTGGACCAAAAACGCTAGATGTCATTTCGATCACTGGTATGCCCGGTTCGGGTAAAACTACTTTGGCATATAAAGTGTATAATGATGAGTCAATTTCTGGTCATTTTGACATCCGTGCATGGTGTACAGTCGATCAAAAGTATGACGAGATGGGGTTGCTGGAAAAACTTTTTAATCAAGTTGTTGGCCCAGCTTCGAAATTCGGTGAGAATATTGATGTTGCTGATAAGCTACGGAAACACCTGTTTGGAAAGAGGTACCTTATAGTCTTAGATGATTTGTGGGACACTGCAGCATGGGATGAGTTGACAAGACCTTTTCCTGAAGTTGAGAAAGGAAGTAGAATTATTTTGACGACTCGAGAAAAGAAAGTGGCTATGCATGCACAACGCCACAGTGATCCTCTAAAACTGGAAGAAAGTTGGGAGTTACTAGAGAAAAAGGTCTTTGGAAAAGAAAGTTGCCCTGATGAACTAGTGGATGTTGGAAAAGAAATAGTCCAAAACTGTAAACGACTTCCTTTGGTGGTTGATTTGATTGCTGGAGTCATTGCAGGGAAGGAAATGAAAAGGAGTGTGTGGCTTGAAGTTCGAAatgatttgaattcctttatttTCCAGAAAGAAGAGGACGTGATGAGGGTTATAGCattaagttatgaccatttacCCGATCCCTTAAAGTCGTGCTTGATTCACCTTGCGAGTTTTCCGAAGGACGAAGCAATTCCAGTCCGTAATTTGGAAATTTTATGGCTTGCTGAAGGATTTTTGGAGCAGAGAGAGATGAAGAGTGTGGAAAAACTGTTTGAGATTTATCTGGATAATTTAATTTCCAGTAGCTTGGTAATTTCTTTCAATGAAATAGGTGACGATCGGACTTGCCAAATTCATGATCTTGTGCATGACTTTTGTTTGATAAAAGCAAGAGAGGAAAAGTTGTTTGGCAAGATAAGTTCAATTGCTCCATCGTCATCTTCTTCAGATCTGATGCCACGTCAAGTGAACATTGAATATCATAAGTGGCACTTTGGGCATAACAATTTTGTCCTGTTcgattcaaaaaagaaaaagcattCTGGTAAACACCTCTGTTCTTTGAGGATAACTAGACACATATATGATGACAATAGTCTTTATGATATATGTCACCTAAGACACTTGAGGCTTCTTAGAGTGTTGCAAGTGGATAGATTTTCTATCACGGTGAATGATTCTTTGCTGAATGAAATATGCACATTGGTTCATTTGAGGTACTTAAACATTCAGACAGAAGTTCACTCTCTGCCTTTGTCTTTTTCAAATCTGTGGAATCTGGAAACTCTGCGGGTGAATAACTTTGGACCACCCTTGGTGCTATTACCAACAATTTTGaatcttgtaaagttgcgagtgCTGGGCATAGATGACTGTTCTTTCTTTGATTTGGATACAGATGAACTAATACTGGCAGGAGAGGACTCAAAGTTAGAGAGCTTGAGATTATTACGGGGACTCAAGCTTTCCAATTCGAAAGACAAAGAGGATATTTTCAAAAGGTTTCCCAATCTTCAAGAGCTTCGATTTGATCTCAAGGAATCATGGGATTGTTCAACAGGGCGATATTGGTTCCCGAAATTGGACTTCTTAAATGAACTAGAATCTTTCGAAGTAACTTTTATAAGTTCAAAATCAAATGATAGTGCGCTCTCTATAACGACAAATCGGCTTTGGGATTTTCACTTCCCTTCGAGTGTGAAAATGTTGTGTTTGTATGAGTTTCCTCTGACATCCGATTCACTATCAACAATAGGAATACTGCCCAAGCTTGAAGATCTGTACCTTGAAGACGCAATCATCGAGGGGGAAGGATGGAACATGGGGGAGGAAGACACCTTCCAGAATCTCAAATGTCTGACGTTGCAGCGAGTGACTCTTGCTAATTGGGAGGTTAGAGAGGAATCCTTTCCTGCGCTTGAGAAATTACGACTGCGGGACTGTCGTATGCTTGAGGAGATTCCGCCTAGTTTCGGGGATATTTGTTCATTAAAAAGTATTGAACTACGGAGGAGCCCTCAACTTAAAGAATCTGCTCTGAAGATTAAGCAAGATGTTGAAGATA